A window from Gemmatimonadota bacterium encodes these proteins:
- a CDS encoding Glu/Leu/Phe/Val dehydrogenase: MEIFDLIGEHKHEQVVFCYEPAANYRGIIAIHRTTLGPALGGTRFWNYSSDLEALIDVLRLSRGMTYKAAVAGLNLGGGKAVIIGDPKMTRREMLFRTHGRFVESLRGRYITAEDVGTSVEDMDYVHMETEYVTGIAGRSGDPSPVTAYGVYRGVKACARERYGSDSLEGIHIAVQGLGHVGYHLCADLAAEGARLLVTDIDQEKVERVVRELGAEAVAPDQIYGVEAQIFAPCALGAIVNDETIPQLKVDIIAGGANNQLAEERHGDELARRGILYAPDYVINAGGLINVYGELNGWSADRAKRKAGEIYDTLGQLFELAKEQGIPTHEAADRLAERRIEQVAKIQRTWL, encoded by the coding sequence ATGGAGATCTTTGACCTGATTGGCGAGCACAAGCACGAGCAGGTCGTGTTTTGTTACGAGCCGGCAGCCAACTACCGGGGCATCATCGCGATTCACCGGACGACCCTGGGCCCGGCGCTGGGCGGCACCCGCTTCTGGAACTACAGCAGCGACCTCGAGGCGCTGATCGATGTGCTGCGCCTGTCCCGCGGCATGACCTACAAGGCTGCGGTTGCGGGGCTGAACCTGGGGGGTGGCAAGGCCGTGATCATCGGCGACCCGAAGATGACGCGCCGCGAGATGCTGTTCCGCACCCACGGCCGGTTCGTCGAGTCGCTGCGGGGGCGCTACATCACGGCGGAGGACGTGGGCACCAGCGTCGAAGACATGGACTACGTGCACATGGAGACGGAGTACGTCACGGGCATAGCCGGCCGCTCGGGCGACCCCTCGCCGGTCACGGCATACGGCGTCTACCGCGGCGTGAAGGCGTGTGCGCGGGAACGCTACGGCAGCGATTCGCTCGAGGGGATCCACATTGCCGTCCAGGGGCTGGGCCACGTGGGCTACCACCTGTGCGCGGACCTGGCCGCCGAGGGCGCCAGGCTGCTGGTCACCGATATCGACCAGGAGAAGGTCGAGCGCGTGGTGCGGGAGCTGGGCGCGGAGGCGGTCGCGCCCGACCAGATCTACGGCGTGGAGGCGCAGATCTTCGCGCCCTGCGCCCTGGGCGCCATCGTCAATGACGAGACCATTCCGCAGCTCAAGGTCGACATCATTGCCGGCGGCGCCAACAACCAGTTGGCGGAAGAGCGCCATGGCGACGAGCTGGCGCGGCGGGGCATCCTGTACGCGCCGGATTACGTGATCAACGCTGGCGGCCTGATCAACGTCTATGGCGAGCTGAACGGCTGGTCGGCCGACCGGGCGAAGCGCAAGGCGGGCGAGATCTACGACACGCTCGGTCAGCTTTTCGAGCTGGCCAAGGAGCAAGGGATCCCGACGCACGAGGCGGCCGACCGGCTGGCGGAACGGCGCATCGAGCAGGTGGCAAAGATCCAGCGCACATGGTTGTGA